In Gymnogyps californianus isolate 813 chromosome 20, ASM1813914v2, whole genome shotgun sequence, a single window of DNA contains:
- the EVI2A gene encoding protein EVI2A produces the protein MKTKRHSKPHLAFPVMIIFSLCLQTSANYTSYPRVINETWNPISQNLSGSQNITEANTNSPLSINFSSKMTTFEMHTSTLQSLSSTMAQNSTSSPARSAVSATGGPRNTSKPKSTMTKETCEDNKSLILICFIIIAVLVLICTFLFLSTVVIANKMSYLKKTQQGKRRPRSNGDILATNSLWPTAAGTWQRMPKETTGSDLIMQDLISGRDTAIQRKTEDETAEKLTKEIDNEQENEEPSKSHKPILTNFVVEI, from the coding sequence ATGAAGACAAAGAGACATAGTAAACCACACCTCGCCTTCCCTGTCATGataatcttttctttgtgtttgcaaaCAAGTGCAAACTATACCAGTTACCCTAGGGTTATAAATGAAACCTGGAATCCTATCAGCCAAAACTTAAGTGGAAGTCAGAACATAACAGAAGCCAATACAAATTCTCCTCTCAGCATcaatttcagcagcaaaatgacTACCTTTGAAATGCATACAAGTACCCTGCAATCCTTATCCTCCACAATGGCCCAAAATTCAACATCTTCCCCTGCCAGAAGTGCTGTTTCTGCCACTGGAGGACCTAGGAATACCAGCAAACCCAAGAGTACAATGACAAAAGAAACATGTGAAGACAATAAGTCTCTTATACTTATTTGCTTCATTATAATAGCAGTACTTGTGCTTATTTGCACCTTCTTGTTTCTGTCGACAGTCGTAATAGCAAACAAAATGTCGTATCTCAAAAAAACTCAGCAAGGAAAACGTAGGCCCAGGAGCAACGGTGACATTCTGGCGACTAACAGTTTATGGCCAACTGCTGCAGGAACATGGCAGAGGATGCCTAAGGAGACAACTGGAAGTGACTTGATAATGCAAGACTTGATATCAGGGAGAGATACTGCAATCCAAAGGAAAACCGAAGATGAAACTGCTGAGAAACTCACTAAAGAAATAGATAATGAACAGGAAAACGAAGAACCATCAAAGTCACACAAACCCATTTTAACCAATTTTGTAGTTGAGATTTAA
- the OMG gene encoding oligodendrocyte-myelin glycoprotein, which translates to MEYQILNTSTCLLVLLFFIPTVLGVCPSNCTCSGNDRNVDCSGRNLTILPHGLQDNITYLNLSFNQFVDLDHQLTRFTNLRTLDISNNWLKNVPAHLPKSLWELYATNNNIKVLQKLDTAYQWNLKVLDVSRNMVERAVLINNTLSSLKFLNLSSNKLWTVPTNMPYNIETVDLSNNFLSQILPGTLVRLQHLTSLYLHNNKFTYIPDKAFDQLFQLQAVTLYNNPWSCSDKQNIPYLLKWVQGTAASVIGAPCANQSVLWMNATPTSAAPTAIDSSLMIKGMKAADKATSPVTTEPTKMTKMHKQLKAKEVTTLATLSQTVLFTSTDRPLLLYPEDLTTRKVSSQEAAATHTIYIKDSTEVNSSLTRSTGSPTTPMTLSITSGMPTNYSKMPQSTTATLRKEESTTNILNTHVPSKASICEIYLFYVVMLNAMFIG; encoded by the coding sequence ATGGAATACCAGATATTGAATACATCTACCTGTCTGCTGgtccttctgtttttcatacCCACTGTTTTGGGTGTCTGTCCTTCTAACTGTACATGCTCAGGAAACGACAGGAATGTGGACTGTTCAGGCAGAAACTTAACTATACTGCCACATGGACTTCAAGACAACATTACGTATTTAAATCTGTCCTTTAACCAGTTTGTAGATCTCGATCATCAGCTAACGAGATTCACCAACTTGAGGACCCTTGATATTTCGAATAATTGGCTCAAGAATGTTCCTGCTCATCTGCCCAAGTCCTTATGGGAATTATATGCCACAAACAACAACATTAAAGTTCTTCAGAAACTTGATACAGCTTACCAGTGGAATCTTAAAGTGCTCGATGTTTCCAGGAACATGGTGGAAAGAGCTGTTCTGATCAACAACACACTGAGCAGTCTCAAGTTTCTCAATCTCAGTAGCAACAAACTTTGGACAGTTCCAACCAATATGCCCTACAACATAGAGACGGTGGATCTATCCAATAACTTCTTGTCCCAGATACTTCCAGGAACACTGGTGAGACTACAACACCTTACAAGCCTCTACCTGCACAACAACAAGTTCACATACATTCCTGACAAAGCTTTTGACCAGCTCTTTCAGCTGCAAGCAGTAACGCTATACAACAACCCGTGGTCCTGCAGCGACAAACAAAATATCCCTTATTTGCTTAAATGGGTGCAGGGAACAGCTGCCAGTGTTATAGGGGCTCCCTGTGCTAATCAATCTGTGCTTTGGATGAATGCCACACCAACTTCAGCGGCTCCCACAGCTATAGACTCCAGCCTCATGATTAAAGGAATGAAGGCAGCAGACAAAGCTACTTCTCCAGTGACAACTGAACCaaccaaaatgacaaaaatgcaTAAACAATTAAAAGCTAAGGAAGTTACTACCTTGGCGACCTTAAGCCAAACTGTACTGTTTACGAGCACAGACCGACCACTACTCCTCTATCCAGAAGATCTGACAACTAGGAAGGTTAGTTctcaagaagcagcagccacacACACAATCTACATCAAAGATTCAACCGAGGTGAACTCAAGCCTGACTCGTTCCACAGGATCGCCCACTACTCCTATGACTTTAAGTATCACCAGTGGAATGCCAACAAACTACTCCAAAATGCCTCAAAGCACAACTGCTACCTTAAGGAAAGAGGAATCcactacaaatattttgaatactCATGTGCCCTCCAAAGCAAGTATCTGTGAgatatatttgttttatgttgTAATGCTTAATGCAATGTTTATTGGCTAA